In Uranotaenia lowii strain MFRU-FL chromosome 2, ASM2978415v1, whole genome shotgun sequence, one genomic interval encodes:
- the LOC129748819 gene encoding apolipoprotein D-like has translation MRKQVRSLQLAVALTALLSQHTNGQILSLGKCPEVAVQPDFNADSYLGLWYEQEKYPFIFEFGGRCVTAEYGKNSDGTVSVFNRQQNVFTLAENTIRGSARIVEPAKLAVKFSIPFEVESPYWVLGTDYKSFAVVYSCNEIGGLFNTKVVWILTRDRTPPVDVMNQAYTVLDTAKLTRSYLIRTDQKNCNNIKKLLI, from the exons ATGAGAAAGCAAGTGAG ATCTCTTCAACTCGCCGTTGCCTTAACAGCGCTCCTATCTCAACACACAAATGGTCAAATCCTCTCCCTCGGCAAATGCCCGGAAGTGGCCGTCCAGCCGGATTTCAACGCCGATTCCTATCTCGGCCTCTGGTACGAACAGGAAAAGTATCCATTTATCTTTGAATTTGGGGGCCGGTGCGTGACAGCAGAATACGGAAAAAACAGTGACGGCACAGTTTCGGTGTTCAACCGACAACAGAatgtttt cACGCTTGCTGAAAATACAATCCGAGGTTCGGCACGGATAGTTGAACCGGCAAAGCTGGCCGTCAAATTCTCAATACCTT TTGAAGTTGAATCCCCGTATTGGGTACTCGGAACGGATTACAAAAGTTTTGCCGTGGTATATTCCTGTAATGAGATTGGTGGTCTCTTCAACACGA agGTTGTTTGGATTCTGACGAGAGATCGGACGCCACCGGTGGATGTGATGAATCAGGCTTACACCGTTTTGGATACTGCTAAACTCACACGATCCTACCTGATTCGAACGGACCAGAAGAATTGTAACAATATCAAAAAGCTGCTAATATGA
- the LOC129748818 gene encoding zinc finger protein 250-like isoform X2, with the protein MPRKSKDNSNKKSAMETVVLECAEIKNEPPDGFSYEEPEMSFSCHRARDLLVQERKSVDDDGWDDAENLNVVANCKLIVDRHKQKIDKAYDEILTKRHETLIKPKIHDSVSTPNDHAQKESKKLELEPIYPINCLNKDSEIGTEDAIQSVDQNESNLVCSSPDSRSSDHFNAEISNIGDKKRISSPVSHLEVSREKTKRTRIVTKPYRKRVKVEAENEYESAQKTHKARKTATDPNRKRGALCDFCGTWIEYHSMESHKNQHLGVRPYSCQHEGCEQAFHSRNLLMKHIRRHHRDDGPEYQTCEICDQRIKGPKGALTKHQKIHSEAKNYVCSVCGKGFTTPGYLRQHSVIHSDDMPFACGVCGRRFNNRYNMRTHERKHVQRGESFICDPNDPGDLSQSNSTTNAAPVSSLGSQFPSSTSLETGQHYQYQQPIQPP; encoded by the exons ATGCCTCGAAAATCTAAGGataactcaaataaaaaatctg cAATGGAAACGGTTGTGTTGGAATGTGCCGAAATCAAAAACGAACCACCGGATGGATTTTCGTACGAGGAACCGGAAATGTCTTTCT CGTGTCACCGAGCTCGGGACTTGCTGGTCCAAGAACGGAAGTCGGTTGACGATGATGGATGGGATGACGCGGAAAACCTGAATGTCGTTGCTAACTGCAAACTTATAGTGGACAGGCATAAACAGAAGATTGATAAAGCCTATGACGAAATTCTTACTAAGCGACACGAAACATTGATAAAACCTAAAATTCATGACAGTGTTTCAACTCCAAACGATCATGctcaaaaagaatcaaaaaagctCGAATTAGAGCCCATATATCCAATAAACTGCTTAAATAAAGATTCAGAAATTGGAACTGAAGATGCCATACAATCCGTTGATCAGAATGAATCAAACTTAGTTTGTTCGAGTCCCGATAGTAGGTCTTCAGATCATTTCAATGCTGAAATTAGTAACATTGGTGACAAAAAGCGAATATCTAGTCCCGTATCACATTTGGAGGTGTCACGTGAAAAAACCAAACGAACTCGTATTGTGACGAAACCTTATAGGAAACGTGTTAAGGTTGAAGCAGAAAATGAATACGAAAGTGCTCAAAAG ACTCACAAAGCCCGTAAAACTGCGACCGACCCAAACAGGAAACGAGGAGCCCTGTGCGATTTCTGCGGCACCTGGATCGAATACCACTCGATGGAAAGCCATAAAAATCAACACCTGGGGGTTCGCCCGTATTCTTGTCAGCACGAGGGATGCGAACAAGCCTTCCACAGTCGCAATCTGCTGATGAAGCACATCCGTCGGCATCACCGGGACGATGGACCCGAGTATCAGACCTGCGAGATTTGTGACCAACGGATTAAAGGACCGAAAGGGGCGCTCACCAAACACCAGAAAATTCACTCGGAGGCGAAAAATTATGTTTGCTCGGTTTGTG GTAAAGGATTTACCACGCCCGGTTACCTCCGACAGCATTCTGTCATCCACAGTGATGATATGCCGTTTGCATGTGGAGTATGTGGTCGAAGGTTCAACAATCGATATAACATGCGTACGCATGAAAGGAAGCACGTTCAACGAGGAGAAAGTTTTATATGCGATCCAAATGATCCCGGTGATCTTTCGCAGAGTAATTCAACGACAAATGCGGCACCCGTATCGTCTTTGGGAAGCCAATTTCCCAGTTCTACTTCACTGGAAACGGGGCAACACTATCAGTATCAACAGCCGATTCAGCCCCCGTAG
- the LOC129748818 gene encoding zinc finger protein 892-like isoform X1, with protein sequence MPRKSKDNSNKKSAMETVVLECAEIKNEPPDGFSYEEPEMSFCEYRLKCNHVSVQTSRKIGLRDRAVQVDSLPRPKERSLDVEAVGVGIQDEALVAKGSVQIQCRMCLRRMSRARLSFLMFPQNSRILNAIGIKIYLGDAYPFICRICNALIDLIFDFRKACHRARDLLVQERKSVDDDGWDDAENLNVVANCKLIVDRHKQKIDKAYDEILTKRHETLIKPKIHDSVSTPNDHAQKESKKLELEPIYPINCLNKDSEIGTEDAIQSVDQNESNLVCSSPDSRSSDHFNAEISNIGDKKRISSPVSHLEVSREKTKRTRIVTKPYRKRVKVEAENEYESAQKTHKARKTATDPNRKRGALCDFCGTWIEYHSMESHKNQHLGVRPYSCQHEGCEQAFHSRNLLMKHIRRHHRDDGPEYQTCEICDQRIKGPKGALTKHQKIHSEAKNYVCSVCGKGFTTPGYLRQHSVIHSDDMPFACGVCGRRFNNRYNMRTHERKHVQRGESFICDPNDPGDLSQSNSTTNAAPVSSLGSQFPSSTSLETGQHYQYQQPIQPP encoded by the exons ATGCCTCGAAAATCTAAGGataactcaaataaaaaatctg cAATGGAAACGGTTGTGTTGGAATGTGCCGAAATCAAAAACGAACCACCGGATGGATTTTCGTACGAGGAACCGGAAATGTCTTTCTGTGAGTACCGTCTCAAATGTAACCACGTGTCGGTCCAAACGTCCAGAAAAATTGGTTTAAGGGATCGTGCTGTCCAAGTTGATTCACTGCCTCGGCCTAAGGAACGCTCTTTGGACGTTGAAGCTGTCGGAGTCGGAATTCAAGATGAAGCACTTGTTGCAAAAGGCAGCGTGCAAATTCAATGTCGCATGTGTTTGCGCCGGATGTCTCGAGCCAGATTGAGCTTTTTGATGTTTCCTCAGAATTCGAGAATTCTTAACGCTATCGGGATAAAGATTTATCTGGGAGATGCGTATCCGTTCATTTGTCGGATTTGTAACGCCTTGATTGatcttatttttgattttcgtaAAGCGTGTCACCGAGCTCGGGACTTGCTGGTCCAAGAACGGAAGTCGGTTGACGATGATGGATGGGATGACGCGGAAAACCTGAATGTCGTTGCTAACTGCAAACTTATAGTGGACAGGCATAAACAGAAGATTGATAAAGCCTATGACGAAATTCTTACTAAGCGACACGAAACATTGATAAAACCTAAAATTCATGACAGTGTTTCAACTCCAAACGATCATGctcaaaaagaatcaaaaaagctCGAATTAGAGCCCATATATCCAATAAACTGCTTAAATAAAGATTCAGAAATTGGAACTGAAGATGCCATACAATCCGTTGATCAGAATGAATCAAACTTAGTTTGTTCGAGTCCCGATAGTAGGTCTTCAGATCATTTCAATGCTGAAATTAGTAACATTGGTGACAAAAAGCGAATATCTAGTCCCGTATCACATTTGGAGGTGTCACGTGAAAAAACCAAACGAACTCGTATTGTGACGAAACCTTATAGGAAACGTGTTAAGGTTGAAGCAGAAAATGAATACGAAAGTGCTCAAAAG ACTCACAAAGCCCGTAAAACTGCGACCGACCCAAACAGGAAACGAGGAGCCCTGTGCGATTTCTGCGGCACCTGGATCGAATACCACTCGATGGAAAGCCATAAAAATCAACACCTGGGGGTTCGCCCGTATTCTTGTCAGCACGAGGGATGCGAACAAGCCTTCCACAGTCGCAATCTGCTGATGAAGCACATCCGTCGGCATCACCGGGACGATGGACCCGAGTATCAGACCTGCGAGATTTGTGACCAACGGATTAAAGGACCGAAAGGGGCGCTCACCAAACACCAGAAAATTCACTCGGAGGCGAAAAATTATGTTTGCTCGGTTTGTG GTAAAGGATTTACCACGCCCGGTTACCTCCGACAGCATTCTGTCATCCACAGTGATGATATGCCGTTTGCATGTGGAGTATGTGGTCGAAGGTTCAACAATCGATATAACATGCGTACGCATGAAAGGAAGCACGTTCAACGAGGAGAAAGTTTTATATGCGATCCAAATGATCCCGGTGATCTTTCGCAGAGTAATTCAACGACAAATGCGGCACCCGTATCGTCTTTGGGAAGCCAATTTCCCAGTTCTACTTCACTGGAAACGGGGCAACACTATCAGTATCAACAGCCGATTCAGCCCCCGTAG
- the LOC129745966 gene encoding sorting nexin-20-like isoform X1: MHPAVVGHRVTIDTLNAATGGSDPVENDPDPDSPVEEAFEESMLSIDKRFATLTTTAATVPPNSFASGLRRHHGQDIWRRPSSRAGPSDSAAYFEILFARILPSGDGLVAEGCAASSPGGKRYVVYDVSVRKNNDSASDPHPTTIERRYTHFLKLYESLRKESPQLLQSVNFPKKVLMGNFSQELAGERSMAFESFLDYIITVPSLRDSEHFLEFLQSDELRRAGQLVDERRYELAVPILENIFRVLNKIFLDKSKWVLLLLCRLVTACTTSPIPHPQAEQWAELALRRYEHVCDTELLVLYIPLLQTCLHLWWQRGRDRSLLEQRLDEMGKKGIKVKGGPTLAQAIHALDPRSETT; the protein is encoded by the exons A TGCATCCGGCAGTAGTGGGCCATCGGGTGACAATCGATACCCTGAATGCGGCCACCGGAGGGTCGGACCCCGTCGAAAATGATCCGGATCCGGATAGTCCCGTGGAGGAGGCGTTCGAGGAAAGTATGTTGTCCATAGACAAACGGTTTGCTACCCTAACAACAACCGCAGCAACTGTTCCTCCAAATAGCTTTGCTTCCGGTTTGAGAAGACATCACGGTCAAG ACATTTGGCGCCGTCCCTCGAGTCGTGCGGGGCCAAGCGATTCCGCGGCCTATTTCGAGATCCTGTTCGCTCGAATTCTTCCATCTGGTGATGGGCTCGTCGCGGAAGGCTGTGCGGCCTCATCGCCCGGTGGCAAACGGTACGTCGTCTACGATGTGAGCGTACGCAAAAACAACGATAGCGCCAGCGATCCACATCCAACGACTATCGAACGACGCTATACTCACTTCCTGAAGCTGTACGAGAGCCTCCGTAAGGAATCGCCGCAGCTGCTGCAGTCCGTCAATTTTCCCAAGAAGGTGCTTATGGGCAACTTTAGCCAGGAACTGGCCGGGGAACGGAGTATGGCCTTTGAAAGCTTTTTGGACTACATCATAACAGTGCCTTCGCTGCGTGATTCGGAgcattttctagaatttttacaATCCGACGAACTGCGCAGGGCTGGACAGCTAGTGGACGAGCGAAGGTACGAGCTGGCCGTTCCGATTCTGGAGAACATCTTCCGCGTGCTGAACAAAATCTTCCTGGATAAATCCAAATGGGTTCTGTTGCTGCTGTGTCGTCTGGTAACTGCCTGTACCACTTCGCCTATTCCGCACCCACAGGCAGAACAATGGGCTGAATTGGCTTTGCGACGATACGAGCATGTCTGCGATACGGAACTATTGGTACTCTACATTCCCCTGCTTCAAACTTGCTTGCATTTATG GTGGCAACGTGGTCGGGATCGCTCCCTTTTAGAACAACGCCTAGACGAGATGGGCAAGAAAGGTATCAAAGTAAAAGGCGGCCCTACCCTGGCCCAAGCTATCCATGCTCTGGATCCTCGATCGGAAACCACGTAA
- the LOC129745966 gene encoding sorting nexin-21-like isoform X2, with product MHPAVVGHRVTIDTLNAATGGSDPVENDPDPDSPVEEAFEENIWRRPSSRAGPSDSAAYFEILFARILPSGDGLVAEGCAASSPGGKRYVVYDVSVRKNNDSASDPHPTTIERRYTHFLKLYESLRKESPQLLQSVNFPKKVLMGNFSQELAGERSMAFESFLDYIITVPSLRDSEHFLEFLQSDELRRAGQLVDERRYELAVPILENIFRVLNKIFLDKSKWVLLLLCRLVTACTTSPIPHPQAEQWAELALRRYEHVCDTELLVLYIPLLQTCLHLWWQRGRDRSLLEQRLDEMGKKGIKVKGGPTLAQAIHALDPRSETT from the exons A TGCATCCGGCAGTAGTGGGCCATCGGGTGACAATCGATACCCTGAATGCGGCCACCGGAGGGTCGGACCCCGTCGAAAATGATCCGGATCCGGATAGTCCCGTGGAGGAGGCGTTCGAGGAAA ACATTTGGCGCCGTCCCTCGAGTCGTGCGGGGCCAAGCGATTCCGCGGCCTATTTCGAGATCCTGTTCGCTCGAATTCTTCCATCTGGTGATGGGCTCGTCGCGGAAGGCTGTGCGGCCTCATCGCCCGGTGGCAAACGGTACGTCGTCTACGATGTGAGCGTACGCAAAAACAACGATAGCGCCAGCGATCCACATCCAACGACTATCGAACGACGCTATACTCACTTCCTGAAGCTGTACGAGAGCCTCCGTAAGGAATCGCCGCAGCTGCTGCAGTCCGTCAATTTTCCCAAGAAGGTGCTTATGGGCAACTTTAGCCAGGAACTGGCCGGGGAACGGAGTATGGCCTTTGAAAGCTTTTTGGACTACATCATAACAGTGCCTTCGCTGCGTGATTCGGAgcattttctagaatttttacaATCCGACGAACTGCGCAGGGCTGGACAGCTAGTGGACGAGCGAAGGTACGAGCTGGCCGTTCCGATTCTGGAGAACATCTTCCGCGTGCTGAACAAAATCTTCCTGGATAAATCCAAATGGGTTCTGTTGCTGCTGTGTCGTCTGGTAACTGCCTGTACCACTTCGCCTATTCCGCACCCACAGGCAGAACAATGGGCTGAATTGGCTTTGCGACGATACGAGCATGTCTGCGATACGGAACTATTGGTACTCTACATTCCCCTGCTTCAAACTTGCTTGCATTTATG GTGGCAACGTGGTCGGGATCGCTCCCTTTTAGAACAACGCCTAGACGAGATGGGCAAGAAAGGTATCAAAGTAAAAGGCGGCCCTACCCTGGCCCAAGCTATCCATGCTCTGGATCCTCGATCGGAAACCACGTAA